The following proteins are encoded in a genomic region of Cryptomeria japonica chromosome 11, Sugi_1.0, whole genome shotgun sequence:
- the LOC131050841 gene encoding uncharacterized protein LOC131050841: MASNVRRRVIHMANLPLKLVMPSSLENIKEIAFKTIPSASKIEIKRLLESLYGFEVEKVQTLNMQGKHKRRGGFVYYKPDYKKAYVTLKNPISLPPNLYPINIFQEEKEAKKQKEEGTVDMDTKRTHWLDDDKFRPEPENGKPQRRQKPWHSKLAWR; the protein is encoded by the exons ATGGCGAGCAACGTGAGGAGAAGGGTGATACACATGGCTAATTTGCCCCTGAAGCTTGTGATGCCCTCTTCACTGGAAAACATCAAGGAGATTGCATTCAAGACCATTCCTTCTGCCTCCAAG ATTGAGATCAAGAGGTTGTTAGAGTCGTTATATGGGTTTGAGGTCGAGAAAGTACAAACCCTGAACATGCAAGGCAAGCATAAGCGCAGGGGAGGGTTTGTGTATTACAAACCTGATTACAAAAAAGCTTACGTTACCCTTAAGAATCCTATTTCTCTGCCACCTAATCTCTACCCCATCAATATTTTCCAAGAAGAGAAGGAGGCTAAAAAACAGAAAGAGGAAGGAACTGTGGACATGGACACAAAGCGAACCCACTGGCTTGATGATGATAAGTTTAGGCCTGAGCCAGAAAATGGCAAGCCTCAGAGGAGGCAGAAGCCCTGGCACAGTAAACTTGCGTGGAGGTAG